One Prunus dulcis chromosome 8, ALMONDv2, whole genome shotgun sequence DNA window includes the following coding sequences:
- the LOC117636792 gene encoding transcription factor bHLH113: MAENDGLEGDHLAVTEGTSFSQLLFAADEDCGLGMDDETFNYTHSSAYSTQIKPPKMLCFGNYDHSHGDGLEIGFSETAKKSGVTCSDSSSVYSTSNTIINALPESNNKRRNGLGQESVQCASTISTTTTASQRTSKKTKSENPTSTGNAKRKEKLGERIAALQQLVSPFGKTDTASVLHEAMGYIRFLHDQVQVLCSPYLQRLPSLPDGEMEEARKDLRSRGLCLAPVEYTMHVANNNGADFWSPAMANNNNNVSSIKY; the protein is encoded by the exons ATGGCCGAAAATGATGGTTTAGAGGGGGACCATTTGGCTGTCACAGAGGGGACTAGTTTCTCTCAGTTACTCTTCGCTGCTGATGAGGATTGTGGTCTTGGCATGGACGACGAAACCTTTAACTACACCCATTCATCTGCTTATTCCACCCAGATTAAGCCACCCAAAATGCTCTGCTTCGGGAACTATGATCACAGCCATGGCGATGGTCTGGAAATTGGGTTTTCAGAGACTGCTAAGAAATCAGGGGTTACATGCAGCGATTCCTCCTCGGTTTATTCAACCAGCAACACAATCATCAACGCATTGCCCGAATCCAACAAT AAAAGGAGAAATGGGTTAGGCCAAGAGTCGGTGCAGTGTGCAAGCACCATCAGCACAACGACGACTGCAAGCCAGAGAACCTCCAAGAAGACGAAATCTGAGAATCCCACATCGACAGGCAATGCGAAG AGGAAAGAGAAACTTGGAGAACGAATTGCAGCTCTGCAACAACTTGTATCACCCTTTGGCAAG ACAGATACTGCATCAGTGCTTCACGAAGCGATGGGATACATCAGGTTCCTGCACGATCAGGTTCAGGTTCTGTGCTCGCCTTACCTGCAACGCCTGCCTTCATTACCT GATGGAGAGATGGAGGAAGCAAGAAAGGACCTGAGGAGCAGAGGACTGTGCCTGGCCCCTGTGGAGTACACAATGCACGTGGCAAACAACAATGGTGCTGATTTTTGGTCACCAGCCATggccaacaacaacaataatgttTCTTCAATCAAGTATTGA
- the LOC117637973 gene encoding LYR motif-containing protein At3g19508 produces MEKALRIYAEVLRLVRRLPEDTRPYYAKYARENFVNYREVEAGDDQALHELFHRAYKHSLWVLNKYSVDESVADKLKKICSA; encoded by the exons ATGGAGAAAGCTTTGAGAATCTACGCAGAGGTTCTGAGATTGGTGAGGCGGTTGCCGGAGGACACGAGGCCTTACTACGCCAAGTACGCGCGCGAAAACTTCGTGAATTACAGAGAGGTCGAGGCCGGCGATGACCAAGCCCTCCACGAGCTCTTCCACAGGGCATACAAGCATTCGCTCTGGGTCCTGAACAAG TACTCTGTGGATGAATCTGTGGCGGACAAGTTGAAGAAGATCTGCTCCGCTTAG